A genomic stretch from Xanthocytophaga agilis includes:
- a CDS encoding OmpA family protein, which translates to MKKVSMSFLFFIFIHYVSYSQLLDRMLKKVEDKVVDKTEEAINKSTQKKDKKTTEKPGPEGKQAPADSSETQEKESGSENSSTNGNTLEITPLKAYSKFDFVPGDKVIAFEDFSRVGADDDLPEGWNTNGSSEIVTLNNYPGKWMALKGGSYSAFLPEFITNIPENATIEFDMILTESDGGIFFQIFNEELKRRQIEWTDYRKDGISIDLYGDWIQMESYIPNQPTFQSNTDHSIRSVFEENVKKNIKVSIWRQKGRLRMYLNDRKVMDIARTFNGSNVYNTIQFVKRTENDVYIRNIRVAVGNPDIRAKLAAGKFSTNGILFDVNEDKIKPESYGVLKQIAEALKSDPSLKVKIIGHTDSDGDASRNTELSKRRATSVKTALSKEFGIEDARMTTDGKGATEPVNPNTTAEGKANNRRVEFIKTN; encoded by the coding sequence ATGAAGAAAGTAAGTATGTCTTTTCTATTTTTTATTTTTATTCACTATGTATCCTATAGTCAGCTTTTGGATCGAATGTTAAAAAAGGTAGAAGATAAAGTGGTAGATAAGACAGAAGAAGCCATTAATAAGTCAACTCAGAAGAAAGATAAAAAAACAACCGAGAAGCCTGGTCCTGAAGGTAAACAGGCCCCAGCAGATTCGTCTGAGACTCAAGAAAAAGAATCCGGTAGTGAGAATAGTAGTACGAATGGTAATACTCTTGAGATAACACCTCTCAAAGCATACAGTAAGTTTGATTTTGTACCTGGTGACAAAGTGATTGCATTTGAAGATTTTAGTCGGGTAGGAGCAGATGATGATTTGCCAGAAGGATGGAATACCAATGGTTCCAGTGAAATTGTTACTTTGAACAATTATCCTGGTAAATGGATGGCACTAAAAGGGGGTAGTTATTCAGCCTTTCTACCTGAGTTTATTACTAATATTCCAGAAAACGCCACAATTGAGTTTGACATGATACTTACAGAATCTGACGGAGGGATTTTCTTTCAGATATTTAATGAGGAATTGAAACGTCGTCAGATAGAATGGACTGATTATCGGAAAGATGGTATCTCTATTGACCTATATGGAGACTGGATACAAATGGAGTCATATATTCCTAATCAGCCTACTTTTCAATCCAACACAGACCATAGTATAAGAAGTGTCTTTGAAGAGAATGTGAAAAAGAATATTAAAGTATCTATCTGGAGACAAAAGGGGCGTTTGCGTATGTATCTGAATGATAGAAAGGTGATGGATATCGCAAGAACATTTAATGGTAGTAATGTATACAATACGATTCAGTTTGTAAAACGAACTGAAAATGACGTATATATCCGTAATATTCGGGTGGCTGTTGGTAATCCTGATATCCGTGCGAAACTGGCTGCTGGTAAATTTTCCACCAATGGCATTTTGTTTGATGTCAATGAAGATAAAATCAAACCAGAATCGTATGGAGTGCTAAAGCAAATTGCGGAAGCCTTAAAATCAGACCCATCTTTGAAGGTTAAAATTATCGGACATACAGATAGTGATGGAGATGCATCCAGAAATACAGAACTATCCAAACGACGGGCTACCTCTGTAAAAACGGCTCTCTCAAAAGAATTCGGAATAGAAGATGCTCGAATGACAACAGATGGAAAAGGGGCTACAGAGCCTGTGAATCCAAACACTACTGCTGAAGGCAAAGCAAATAACCGTCGTGTAGAGTTTATTAAGACAAATTGA